Proteins encoded within one genomic window of Microbacterium sp. zg-B185:
- the carA gene encoding glutamine-hydrolyzing carbamoyl-phosphate synthase small subunit: protein MTVPLDIRAVGAPSDPAVLVLEDGTRHVGRAYGARGTTLGEVVFATGMTGYQETLTDPSYAGQIVLQTAPHIGNTGMNAQDTESRRIWVAGYIVRDPSRVVSNWRSEESLDDALVSDGVVGISGIDTRAITRHIRSAGSMRGGIFSGEAADLDPGEQLEVVRAAPEMTGQNLSAQVSVDRPEVTPAVVRAGVERIGNLAVLDLGVKQSTIDNLAARGFEVHVLPQDVTIEDIRAIDPVAVFYSNGPGDPAASDDHVDVLRGVLDDGLPFFGICFGNQLLGRALGLGTYKLPFGHRGINQPVLDRTTGRVEITSHNHGFAVEAPLEGEFDSPNGYGRVEVSHVDLNDNVVEGLRALDIPAFSVQYHPEAAAGPHDANYLFDRFRDLVLATRKGNN from the coding sequence ATGACTGTCCCCCTCGACATCCGCGCCGTCGGCGCTCCCTCCGATCCCGCCGTCCTCGTACTGGAGGACGGCACCCGTCACGTCGGACGCGCCTACGGCGCCCGCGGAACGACCCTGGGCGAGGTGGTCTTCGCCACCGGCATGACCGGCTACCAGGAGACCCTCACCGACCCGTCCTACGCCGGCCAGATCGTGCTGCAGACCGCTCCGCACATCGGGAACACCGGAATGAACGCGCAGGACACCGAGTCGCGCCGGATCTGGGTCGCCGGCTACATCGTGCGGGACCCCTCGCGCGTCGTGTCGAACTGGCGCTCAGAGGAATCGCTCGACGACGCGCTCGTCAGCGACGGCGTCGTCGGCATCAGCGGCATCGACACCCGTGCGATCACCCGGCACATCCGCTCGGCCGGCAGCATGCGCGGCGGCATCTTCTCGGGCGAGGCCGCCGACCTCGACCCGGGCGAGCAGCTCGAGGTCGTCCGGGCCGCCCCGGAGATGACGGGGCAGAACCTCTCCGCTCAGGTCTCGGTGGACCGGCCCGAGGTGACCCCCGCCGTGGTGCGGGCTGGCGTTGAGCGGATCGGGAACCTGGCGGTGCTCGACCTCGGCGTGAAGCAGTCCACGATCGACAATCTGGCCGCGCGCGGCTTCGAGGTCCATGTCCTGCCGCAGGACGTCACCATCGAGGACATCCGCGCCATCGACCCGGTCGCCGTCTTCTACTCGAACGGCCCGGGCGACCCGGCGGCTTCGGACGACCATGTGGACGTGCTGCGCGGCGTCCTCGACGACGGTCTGCCGTTCTTCGGGATCTGCTTCGGCAACCAGCTGCTCGGCCGTGCGCTCGGACTGGGCACCTACAAGCTGCCGTTCGGGCATCGCGGCATCAACCAGCCGGTGCTGGATCGGACGACCGGACGCGTCGAGATCACCTCGCACAACCACGGCTTCGCCGTCGAGGCGCCGCTGGAGGGCGAGTTCGACAGCCCCAACGGCTACGGACGCGTCGAGGTGAGCCACGTGGACCTCAACGACAACGTGGTCGAGGGGCTGCGGGCGCTGGACATCCCGGCCTTCTCCGTGCAATACCACCCCGAGGCGGCGGCCGGTCCGCACGACGCCAACTACCTGTTCGACCGGTTCCGCGACCTGGTCCTGGCCACCCGGAAGGGCAACAACTGA
- a CDS encoding dihydroorotase yields the protein MTALDSGSGRRFRAETLLVRGARIEGGRTGDLILEDGRIAESGGTLSRAGATVIDADGLVALPGLVDLHTHLREPGFEASETVLTGSRAAAAGGYTAVFAMPNTSPVADTAGVVEQELALGEAAGYVTVQPIGAVTVGQRGERLAELGAMADSRAAVRVFSDDGSCVWDPLIMRRALEYVKAFDGVIAQHAQDPRLTEGAQMNEGAVSAELGLAGWPAVAEESIIARDVLLAEHVGSRLHVCHLSTAGSVDIIRWAKRRGVNVTAEVTPHHLLLTDELARGYDASFKVNPPLRREEDVRAVRRGLADGTIDIVATDHAPHPAEAKACEWQSAANGMVGLESALRVVQLAMVDTGLLAWPDVARVMSRTPARIGRLRGHGTPLATGEAASLTLYDPAPTRTFSTADLHGRSRNSPYLGRELPGEVRWTVYGGVVTVADGALLDTPGVRA from the coding sequence ATGACCGCCCTTGACAGCGGCTCCGGCCGCCGATTCCGAGCCGAGACGCTTCTGGTCCGCGGTGCGCGGATCGAGGGAGGTCGCACCGGCGACCTGATCCTCGAGGACGGACGCATCGCCGAGTCCGGTGGCACGCTCAGCCGTGCCGGCGCAACTGTGATCGACGCCGACGGCCTGGTCGCGCTGCCCGGCCTGGTGGATCTGCACACGCATCTGCGCGAGCCCGGATTCGAGGCATCCGAGACGGTGCTGACCGGTTCGAGGGCCGCCGCAGCCGGCGGCTACACGGCCGTGTTCGCCATGCCCAACACTTCACCTGTCGCCGACACCGCCGGTGTCGTCGAGCAGGAGCTCGCCCTCGGCGAGGCGGCCGGTTACGTGACCGTCCAGCCCATCGGCGCGGTCACGGTCGGACAACGGGGCGAGCGTCTGGCCGAACTCGGCGCCATGGCCGATTCCCGGGCCGCAGTCCGCGTCTTCAGCGACGACGGCTCGTGCGTGTGGGATCCGCTGATCATGCGCCGCGCCCTGGAGTACGTGAAGGCCTTCGACGGCGTCATCGCGCAGCACGCGCAGGACCCGCGACTGACCGAAGGCGCCCAGATGAACGAGGGCGCGGTCTCGGCCGAACTGGGGCTGGCCGGCTGGCCGGCCGTCGCAGAAGAGTCCATCATCGCCCGCGACGTGCTGCTGGCCGAGCACGTCGGATCGCGCCTGCACGTGTGCCACCTCTCCACCGCAGGATCGGTCGACATCATCCGCTGGGCGAAGCGGCGCGGCGTGAACGTGACCGCGGAGGTCACCCCCCACCACCTCCTGCTCACCGACGAGCTTGCTCGCGGGTACGACGCCTCGTTCAAGGTGAATCCTCCCCTGCGGCGCGAGGAGGACGTCCGCGCGGTGCGCCGGGGACTGGCCGACGGCACCATCGACATCGTCGCCACCGACCATGCGCCGCACCCCGCCGAGGCCAAGGCCTGCGAGTGGCAGTCGGCCGCGAACGGGATGGTCGGCCTGGAGAGCGCACTGCGCGTCGTCCAGCTCGCCATGGTCGACACCGGACTGCTGGCGTGGCCCGATGTCGCACGGGTCATGTCGCGCACCCCCGCCCGTATCGGCCGCCTCCGCGGGCACGGCACTCCGCTCGCGACGGGGGAAGCGGCATCCCTCACCCTCTACGACCCCGCGCCGACACGCACGTTCTCGACGGCCGATCTGCACGGGCGCAGCCGCAACTCGCCCTACCTCGGACGCGAACTGCCCGGCGAGGTGCGCTGGACGGTCTACGGCGGCGTGGTCACGGTCGCCGACGGCGCGCTCCTGGACACACCGGGGGTGCGCGCATGA
- the nusB gene encoding transcription antitermination factor NusB encodes MSARTKARKRALDILFQSDVRGDDLAVTLAAEATRAANEPARESSWLYAREIVDGVIDNRDEIDEQISTFAKDWSLARMPAVDRALLRMGVWEILYNDEVPTAVAIDEAVDLAKEFSTDDSGAFVHGVLARIARSS; translated from the coding sequence ATGAGCGCCCGCACCAAGGCGCGCAAGCGTGCCCTCGACATCCTGTTCCAGTCCGACGTTCGCGGCGACGACCTCGCCGTCACCCTCGCCGCCGAGGCGACGCGAGCCGCGAACGAACCCGCCCGCGAGTCCTCGTGGCTGTATGCCCGCGAGATCGTCGACGGCGTGATCGACAACCGCGACGAGATCGACGAGCAGATCAGCACCTTCGCCAAGGACTGGTCTCTGGCCCGAATGCCCGCCGTGGATCGCGCTCTGCTGCGGATGGGCGTCTGGGAGATCCTGTACAACGACGAGGTGCCCACCGCCGTCGCGATCGATGAGGCCGTCGACCTGGCCAAGGAATTCTCCACGGACGACTCCGGCGCCTTCGTGCACGGAGTGCTCGCGCGGATCGCCCGCTCGTCCTGA
- a CDS encoding Rieske 2Fe-2S domain-containing protein encodes MRITGLGHAGMFIETRGGSILCDPVIGPTFFGAWFPFPDNRGLDWATYGNADFLYISHRHRDHFDPALMERFVPKDIKVLLPDYPTDDLEQDLRALGYSNIIHTQAGVPLEFGDLKVMVTPLRAPSDGPIGDSSLSVDDGTASILNQNDSHPLDLDALLGFSKPDAYFTQVSGAIWWPMVYDLPQEAKQNFARLKRDAQNKRAMYYIEKVGAEHVFPMAGPPMFLREELFRYNGYGLEDDSIFTDQRQFLEHMAQLRPEQKGYLYLPGTVVELDHGQIAVTQTLYTDDEIEHIFGDKWAYLAEQRDSRQDEVAREEASRAAVLPPAEMLAALKEWWEPLLRRGRIFRDGVGGPVRYTIGELDMVVDFPKAKVREYAGEETGYWFTIPADLVSTNIRDHEIDWSNSIFLSMQFQAGRVGKFNEFIYTFMKCLSRDRIEYVENWYAEQSDVSEDVQLGDWVVQRRCPHLRADLSKTGKIEDGVLTCSLHDWKWDLASGKCLTTHGHPIRSRTAEDALSREATAPAVA; translated from the coding sequence ATGAGGATCACCGGCCTCGGCCACGCCGGCATGTTCATCGAGACCCGCGGCGGCAGCATCCTGTGCGACCCGGTGATCGGCCCGACGTTCTTCGGGGCGTGGTTCCCGTTCCCGGACAACCGAGGACTGGACTGGGCGACGTACGGAAACGCCGACTTCCTGTACATCTCGCACCGGCACCGCGATCACTTCGACCCCGCGCTGATGGAGCGCTTCGTCCCGAAGGACATCAAGGTCCTGCTGCCGGACTATCCCACCGACGATCTCGAGCAGGATCTGCGTGCTCTCGGATACTCGAACATCATCCACACCCAGGCCGGTGTGCCACTGGAGTTCGGCGACCTGAAGGTGATGGTCACGCCGCTGCGCGCGCCGAGCGACGGTCCGATCGGCGATTCCAGTCTCTCCGTGGACGACGGCACCGCCAGCATCCTGAACCAGAACGACTCGCATCCGCTCGACCTGGACGCGCTGCTGGGCTTCAGCAAGCCCGACGCCTACTTCACCCAGGTCTCGGGCGCGATCTGGTGGCCGATGGTCTACGACCTGCCCCAGGAGGCGAAGCAGAACTTCGCACGGCTCAAACGCGATGCGCAGAACAAGCGCGCGATGTACTACATCGAGAAGGTCGGCGCGGAGCACGTCTTCCCGATGGCCGGACCGCCGATGTTCCTGCGCGAAGAGCTGTTCCGCTACAACGGATACGGCCTCGAAGACGACTCGATCTTCACCGACCAGCGGCAGTTCCTCGAGCACATGGCTCAGCTGCGCCCCGAGCAGAAGGGCTACCTGTACCTGCCCGGGACGGTCGTCGAACTGGACCACGGCCAGATCGCCGTCACCCAGACGCTGTACACCGACGACGAGATCGAGCACATCTTCGGCGACAAATGGGCGTACCTGGCCGAACAGCGCGATTCCCGGCAGGACGAGGTCGCCCGCGAAGAGGCATCGCGCGCAGCGGTACTGCCCCCGGCCGAGATGCTCGCCGCCCTCAAGGAGTGGTGGGAGCCGCTGCTGCGTCGCGGACGGATCTTCCGCGACGGCGTCGGGGGACCGGTGCGCTACACGATCGGCGAACTGGACATGGTCGTCGATTTCCCGAAGGCGAAGGTGCGGGAGTATGCGGGGGAGGAGACCGGGTACTGGTTCACCATCCCGGCCGACCTGGTCTCGACGAACATCCGCGACCACGAGATCGACTGGTCGAACTCGATCTTCCTCTCGATGCAGTTCCAGGCCGGCCGAGTGGGCAAGTTCAACGAGTTCATCTACACCTTCATGAAGTGCCTGTCCCGCGACCGGATCGAGTACGTCGAGAACTGGTACGCGGAGCAGTCCGATGTGTCCGAGGACGTGCAGCTGGGCGACTGGGTGGTGCAGCGCCGGTGCCCGCACCTGCGGGCGGACCTGTCCAAGACCGGCAAGATCGAGGACGGCGTGCTCACCTGCAGCCTGCACGACTGGAAGTGGGACCTCGCCAGCGGCAAGTGCCTCACCACGCACGGGCATCCGATCCGCTCCCGTACCGCCGAGGACGCCCTCTCGCGCGAGGCGACCGCTCCCGCCGTGGCGTGA
- the pyrR gene encoding bifunctional pyr operon transcriptional regulator/uracil phosphoribosyltransferase PyrR, which translates to MSTRTVLHEADIARALTRISHEILESNKGSDGLVILGIPTRGVALANRIATLIGEFSGTVVPVGALDVTMYRDDLHRNPTRAPQPTSIPSGGIDGAVVVLVDDVLFSGRSIRAALDALQDIGRPAAVRLATLIDRGHRELPIRPDFVGKNLPSASDERVNVRLAEVDGEEFVTIEGADR; encoded by the coding sequence ATGAGCACGCGCACTGTGCTGCATGAAGCCGACATCGCCCGGGCCCTGACTCGGATCTCCCACGAGATCCTCGAGTCCAACAAGGGGTCCGATGGTCTCGTGATCCTCGGCATACCCACTCGCGGCGTCGCACTGGCCAATCGCATCGCCACGCTGATCGGCGAGTTCAGCGGAACGGTCGTGCCGGTCGGCGCGCTGGATGTGACGATGTACCGCGACGACCTGCACCGGAATCCGACCCGGGCACCGCAGCCCACCTCCATCCCCTCCGGCGGGATCGACGGAGCCGTGGTCGTCCTCGTCGACGATGTGCTCTTCTCCGGCCGCAGCATCCGGGCAGCGTTGGACGCGCTCCAGGACATCGGCCGCCCCGCCGCGGTCCGCCTCGCGACCCTCATCGACCGCGGCCACCGCGAGCTGCCGATCCGGCCGGACTTCGTCGGGAAGAACCTGCCGAGCGCATCCGACGAACGGGTGAACGTGCGACTGGCCGAAGTGGACGGCGAGGAGTTCGTCACGATCGAGGGGGCCGACCGGTGA
- a CDS encoding aspartate carbamoyltransferase catalytic subunit: MRHLLDTKTLSRADALEILDVAEDMADTQQREIKKLPTLRGKTVVNLFFEDSTRTRISFEAAAKRLSADVINFSAKGSSVSKGESLQDTAQTLQAMGADAVVIRHGASGASRTLATSGWISAGVVNAGDGTHEHPTQALLDAFTIRKRRFGHDSRGRDLSGVTVAIVGDILHSRVARSNVWLLNTLGAEVTLVAPPTLLPQDMSAWPARVIYDLDDAVAAQPDALMMLRIQLERMNAAYFPTEREYSRRWGLDARRLEVLGAGSMVMHPGPMNRGLEISAEAADSSRSTVLDQVTNGVSVRMAVLYLLLAGERAEGRPANDEREDA; encoded by the coding sequence GTGAGACACCTGCTGGATACCAAGACCCTGTCCCGCGCGGACGCGCTGGAGATCCTCGACGTCGCCGAGGACATGGCCGACACCCAGCAGCGCGAGATCAAGAAGCTTCCGACGCTGCGCGGCAAGACCGTGGTGAACCTCTTCTTCGAGGACTCCACGCGAACCCGCATCTCCTTCGAGGCCGCCGCGAAGCGGCTCAGCGCCGACGTCATCAACTTCTCCGCGAAGGGCTCCAGCGTCTCGAAGGGGGAGTCGCTGCAGGACACCGCGCAGACACTCCAGGCCATGGGCGCGGATGCCGTCGTCATCCGTCACGGCGCGTCGGGCGCGTCACGCACCCTCGCCACCAGCGGCTGGATCAGCGCGGGCGTGGTCAACGCAGGGGACGGCACGCACGAGCACCCGACCCAGGCGCTGCTGGACGCGTTCACCATTCGCAAGCGTCGCTTCGGCCACGACAGCCGCGGTCGCGACCTGTCCGGCGTCACCGTCGCGATCGTCGGCGACATCCTGCACTCGCGGGTGGCGCGCTCGAACGTCTGGCTGCTGAACACACTGGGCGCAGAGGTGACGCTGGTCGCCCCGCCTACCCTCCTCCCGCAGGACATGTCGGCCTGGCCGGCGCGGGTGATCTACGACCTGGACGACGCGGTCGCCGCGCAGCCGGACGCCCTGATGATGCTGCGGATCCAGCTGGAACGGATGAACGCCGCCTATTTCCCCACTGAGCGGGAGTATTCCCGCCGCTGGGGCTTGGACGCGCGCAGGCTGGAGGTGCTGGGGGCCGGTAGCATGGTGATGCATCCCGGCCCGATGAACCGAGGCCTGGAGATCTCCGCCGAAGCCGCCGATTCCTCCCGATCGACCGTGCTCGATCAAGTGACGAACGGCGTGTCCGTGCGGATGGCGGTGCTCTACCTGCTGTTGGCGGGTGAACGTGCTGAGGGACGACCCGCGAACGACGAAAGGGAGGACGCATGA